A window from Photobacterium leiognathi encodes these proteins:
- a CDS encoding 2TM domain-containing protein, whose protein sequence is MIIRKLRLQRGWSQEQLSQLSGLSIRTIQRIEQGQKAGLESLKSLAAVFEIQVSDLQMEPPMNKEITITEDEKQAIEYVKSIKEFYSHLVTYLLVITGLFVINYFTSPDYWWAVWPALGWGIGIVSHALSAFEILNIFGPEWERKQVEKRLGRKL, encoded by the coding sequence ATGATTATTCGAAAATTACGACTACAGCGTGGTTGGTCTCAAGAGCAACTTTCTCAATTAAGTGGATTAAGTATTCGTACTATTCAACGTATTGAGCAAGGACAAAAAGCGGGGCTAGAATCACTCAAATCTTTAGCTGCTGTGTTTGAAATACAAGTATCAGACCTTCAAATGGAGCCGCCAATGAACAAAGAAATCACCATCACAGAAGATGAAAAACAAGCGATTGAATATGTGAAGAGTATCAAAGAGTTTTATTCACACTTAGTCACGTATCTTTTGGTTATAACTGGATTGTTCGTGATTAACTATTTTACTAGTCCTGATTATTGGTGGGCGGTATGGCCTGCATTGGGCTGGGGGATAGGTATTGTTAGCCATGCTCTTAGTGCGTTTGAAATACTTAATATTTTCGGTCCTGAGTGGGAGAGAAAGCAGGTCGAAAAACGTTTAGGCCGAAAACTGTAA
- a CDS encoding KTSC domain-containing protein has protein sequence MINWITVESNSIRKVGYNETNNELYVDLGQRQPYCVFSDVSKYAFYHFASAESVEEHFNSHIKPVYNQV, from the coding sequence ATGATTAATTGGATCACCGTTGAATCAAACTCAATTCGTAAAGTTGGTTACAATGAAACTAACAACGAGCTTTATGTCGATTTAGGGCAGCGCCAACCGTATTGCGTTTTTTCTGACGTTTCCAAATATGCTTTTTATCATTTTGCCTCAGCGGAATCGGTAGAAGAGCATTTCAATAGCCATATCAAGCCAGTGTATAACCAAGTGTAA
- a CDS encoding FUSC family protein yields MWYSPSINLGLRASVIFIILISIGVASNQISSLMTALMTLPAALISGLDTAGPKRWIRFFITAIAWCLSIVLCYTLLETGLPLWLVYGGLAALFVCFAANGAFWGRLGMSCLLMAVISLSLHNLNTEFLQYIYLVIGPLAFALLSWLWFAIWKHFALRVGLSAIYDSLSELIKQRTAILLGEHNEAKGQKLKYQLVELFEQAIQSESFRSQRQEVDPLRQELFLALDIFEGILASQTKNPELIYQFEHDVTKRELLLRWSECCQLQLKNKAAQFQHRKTSNNSYSCIATAEQLIDAVKGELEQQARFKYWAATVKHISRRIELNEQSYERKIDIQPFQLTWHLPSLSHPIWRHVARVSFIFAASAGVAETFKLIHPEWVLIPMNMVIQPTFAAIRSKIWHRCLGTITGLCIATVLIHIGIPTPYLLVLVAVLLVTAMLNIMRNYGIAIGCVTAILVLITQVMTSQGIDIVIPRIMDNVIGCLLVLVSYAVLWPQWRGNEIHAQALKSLGAAKALFLNSYQQLQQPMEQRSPSTLTQLRGKMLVEESSLELIYKEMLNEPQFTRRDPLYYEEMLNQYRLLSHYLCLLVPLVRKGTQQHVLKEWEAMITSSMDALINSVKTQSVVELPIIDEDLLQQHQDKSINERAAYELMWLSLMTVKQMHDLVRDKNTQVVS; encoded by the coding sequence ATGTGGTATTCCCCGTCCATCAATTTAGGTCTACGTGCTTCAGTTATCTTCATTATCCTCATCTCTATCGGTGTAGCATCCAACCAAATCAGTAGCTTAATGACAGCTTTAATGACGTTACCTGCGGCATTAATTAGTGGTTTAGATACAGCAGGCCCAAAACGTTGGATACGTTTCTTTATTACTGCCATTGCGTGGTGTTTATCCATAGTACTTTGCTACACCTTGCTAGAAACAGGGTTACCATTGTGGCTAGTGTATGGCGGGTTAGCAGCACTGTTCGTTTGCTTTGCGGCTAATGGCGCATTTTGGGGACGGCTAGGGATGTCGTGCCTGTTAATGGCGGTTATCTCTCTTTCACTGCACAATTTAAACACCGAATTTCTTCAGTATATTTATCTGGTCATCGGTCCATTAGCTTTCGCCTTATTAAGTTGGTTATGGTTTGCAATATGGAAGCATTTTGCGCTCAGAGTTGGGCTCTCAGCGATTTATGACAGTTTAAGTGAGTTAATCAAGCAGCGTACCGCTATTTTGTTAGGTGAACACAATGAGGCTAAAGGGCAAAAGTTAAAATACCAACTGGTTGAATTATTCGAACAAGCTATTCAATCCGAATCATTTCGTTCACAAAGACAAGAAGTGGATCCATTGCGTCAAGAGCTCTTTCTGGCGCTTGATATCTTTGAAGGTATTTTGGCAAGCCAAACGAAAAATCCTGAGCTTATTTACCAGTTTGAGCATGATGTCACTAAGCGAGAGCTATTGTTACGATGGAGTGAATGTTGCCAGCTCCAACTCAAAAATAAAGCAGCACAATTTCAACATCGCAAAACAAGCAATAACTCTTATTCTTGCATTGCTACAGCAGAGCAATTAATTGATGCAGTGAAAGGTGAGTTAGAACAACAAGCCCGTTTTAAATATTGGGCTGCTACAGTGAAACACATTTCTCGCAGAATAGAGTTAAATGAACAAAGCTATGAGCGAAAAATCGACATTCAGCCCTTTCAATTAACTTGGCATCTTCCTAGTTTAAGTCATCCTATTTGGCGCCATGTAGCTCGGGTTAGTTTTATTTTTGCTGCTAGTGCTGGTGTTGCAGAAACCTTCAAATTGATCCATCCCGAATGGGTGTTGATCCCTATGAACATGGTTATTCAACCTACCTTTGCCGCTATCAGAAGTAAGATTTGGCACCGCTGTTTAGGCACGATTACGGGGTTATGTATTGCGACAGTGTTAATTCATATTGGGATACCAACCCCATATCTATTGGTATTAGTGGCTGTTTTATTGGTCACTGCAATGCTCAATATTATGCGAAATTACGGTATCGCTATTGGTTGTGTAACCGCAATATTGGTGCTAATTACCCAAGTGATGACAAGTCAAGGTATTGATATTGTGATACCGAGAATCATGGATAATGTGATTGGTTGTTTGCTTGTTTTAGTCAGTTACGCGGTTCTATGGCCGCAATGGCGAGGTAATGAAATTCATGCTCAAGCGTTGAAATCACTGGGAGCGGCAAAAGCACTATTTTTAAACAGTTATCAGCAATTACAACAACCAATGGAACAGCGATCACCGTCTACATTAACGCAGCTGAGGGGAAAAATGCTGGTAGAGGAAAGCAGCCTTGAATTGATTTATAAGGAAATGCTCAATGAACCTCAGTTTACTCGTCGTGATCCGCTTTATTACGAAGAAATGCTAAATCAATATCGATTGTTATCGCATTATTTGTGTTTGTTGGTACCACTTGTGCGTAAAGGTACGCAGCAACATGTACTTAAAGAATGGGAGGCAATGATCACTTCATCAATGGACGCATTAATTAACAGTGTTAAAACCCAAAGCGTGGTTGAATTGCCGATAATAGATGAAGACTTATTGCAACAACATCAAGATAAATCAATCAATGAACGTGCTGCTTATGAATTAATGTGGTTGTCTTTAATGACGGTAAAACAAATGCACGACTTGGTGCGAGATAAAAATACGCAAGTGGTAAGCTAA
- a CDS encoding RelA/SpoT domain-containing protein: MSVAELTEDSFLKANRISQEEWQASAIDWQTLHQIGLNHEANIEQLKETAEMYARIIQRCQQVHSVRWRVKDPQHLMEKIVRKTQPNTPTFKEKYVGINETNYDSIVTDLIGVRALHLFKEDCLPIHDYLCQEWKNAEAPIYYVRSGDDKVFADLPDDVVVKVHPAGYRSLHYVFGSQPLSRIVYTEVQVRTIFEEGWTEIDHKIRYPNFSHNEQVCSFLLIFNRLAGSADEMGSFVKQLVSELELHQHAIDEITQKSEENAQEVANLFKLLEQNESKQQGSQELIDKLREQVEQLQAEKKALHRAAKQHAINTLSLNAKAKCKASELIK, translated from the coding sequence ATGTCAGTAGCAGAACTCACCGAAGACAGCTTTTTAAAAGCAAATCGTATTAGCCAAGAAGAGTGGCAAGCCAGCGCTATTGATTGGCAAACACTTCATCAAATTGGTTTGAACCATGAAGCGAATATTGAACAATTAAAAGAAACAGCAGAAATGTACGCACGTATTATTCAACGATGCCAACAGGTACATTCTGTTCGCTGGCGGGTGAAAGATCCGCAGCACCTAATGGAAAAGATTGTTCGCAAAACTCAACCTAATACGCCGACATTTAAAGAAAAATACGTTGGTATTAATGAGACCAATTACGACAGCATTGTTACTGATTTAATCGGCGTACGTGCGCTACATTTGTTTAAAGAAGATTGCTTACCTATTCACGATTATCTGTGCCAAGAGTGGAAAAACGCAGAAGCGCCGATTTATTACGTCCGTAGTGGGGATGATAAAGTCTTTGCGGATTTACCGGATGATGTTGTCGTAAAAGTGCATCCAGCAGGTTATCGTTCGCTGCATTATGTATTTGGTTCACAACCATTAAGCCGAATCGTTTATACTGAAGTACAAGTACGCACAATTTTTGAAGAAGGCTGGACGGAAATTGATCATAAAATCCGTTATCCAAACTTTTCTCATAATGAACAAGTATGCTCGTTTTTATTAATATTTAATCGTTTGGCGGGCTCTGCTGACGAGATGGGATCATTCGTAAAACAACTAGTAAGTGAGCTTGAACTTCACCAACATGCAATTGATGAGATCACTCAAAAGAGCGAAGAAAACGCACAAGAAGTGGCAAACCTGTTTAAATTACTAGAACAAAATGAATCAAAACAACAAGGCTCTCAAGAGCTTATTGATAAATTACGTGAACAAGTAGAGCAGCTTCAAGCTGAGAAAAAAGCGCTTCATCGTGCGGCAAAACAACATGCGATAAATACACTAAGTTTGAATGCAAAAGCAAAATGTAAAGCGTCTGAGCTGATAAAATAA
- a CDS encoding BCCT family transporter, with protein MNTSTDKVSSKYSIETTDYQVGQDNIQRWGFDIHKPVFGISALLILIFIIVMLVVDPQSAKTTLNNMRNGILEQFDSYFMWTMNMFFVFCVLLMVSPLGKIRIGGKDAKPEHSTISWSAMLFAAGLASGVMFFGVAEPAALYTDWYGTPFNAVGYSPEAKQLAIATSFFHWGITGWSVYGIAALALAFFAYNKNLPLSIRSLLFPIFGDRVWGWLGNVVDILAVVSTLFGLVASLGLGAQQAVSGINYVFGTHGELGMQFAIIAGVTSVAIFSVVRGIEGGVKLLSNINIVFVVGLLILVAALNIETVIHVLPQGVMDYVKNFVALSNPIGRTDTTFLHGWTIFYWAWWISFTPFVGIFIARVSKGRTVRQFIFSVLVIPTCVIICWFSVFGGIAVEQLANKVGQLGMNGLQDISLTLFYVYDAMPMSMLLSVVSIVLILVFFVTSSDSASLVIDSITAGGKLDAPVPQRIFWATIEGVIAAILLWVGGSQALEALQSGVVITALPFSFILVFTCVSLIKGLNSERHLYR; from the coding sequence TTGAATACTTCGACGGACAAAGTAAGTAGTAAATACAGTATAGAAACGACCGATTATCAGGTTGGTCAAGATAACATCCAACGCTGGGGATTTGATATCCACAAGCCTGTATTTGGCATTAGCGCATTATTAATTCTGATCTTCATTATAGTAATGTTGGTTGTTGATCCTCAGTCAGCAAAAACCACATTAAATAATATGCGAAACGGCATTCTTGAACAGTTTGATAGCTATTTTATGTGGACGATGAATATGTTCTTCGTTTTCTGTGTGCTGTTAATGGTTTCACCATTAGGCAAAATTCGCATTGGTGGTAAAGATGCAAAACCAGAGCACTCAACCATCTCATGGAGTGCTATGTTATTTGCAGCAGGTCTTGCAAGTGGTGTGATGTTCTTTGGTGTTGCAGAGCCAGCAGCGCTGTATACCGACTGGTATGGCACACCTTTTAATGCTGTTGGTTATTCACCAGAAGCAAAGCAGTTAGCGATTGCGACAAGCTTTTTTCACTGGGGGATTACGGGTTGGTCTGTTTACGGTATTGCTGCACTTGCATTGGCCTTTTTTGCTTATAACAAAAATTTACCGCTTTCTATCCGTTCATTATTGTTCCCAATCTTTGGTGATAGAGTGTGGGGCTGGTTAGGCAACGTTGTTGATATTCTAGCTGTTGTGTCTACCTTGTTTGGTCTTGTTGCATCACTAGGTTTAGGTGCGCAACAGGCGGTAAGTGGTATTAACTATGTATTTGGTACACACGGCGAACTAGGCATGCAGTTTGCTATCATTGCAGGTGTCACGTCTGTAGCGATTTTCTCTGTGGTTCGCGGTATTGAAGGTGGCGTTAAGCTATTAAGTAACATCAACATTGTATTTGTTGTTGGGCTACTTATTCTTGTAGCTGCACTTAACATCGAAACCGTTATTCATGTATTACCACAAGGTGTCATGGATTATGTCAAAAACTTTGTTGCGTTAAGTAATCCAATTGGTCGAACTGATACCACCTTCCTTCATGGCTGGACAATTTTCTACTGGGCTTGGTGGATTTCGTTTACTCCGTTCGTGGGTATCTTTATTGCCCGTGTATCAAAAGGGCGTACCGTTCGTCAGTTTATTTTCTCTGTGCTGGTGATTCCAACCTGCGTCATTATCTGTTGGTTCTCAGTCTTTGGTGGTATTGCTGTAGAGCAACTCGCTAATAAAGTGGGTCAACTAGGTATGAATGGTTTACAAGATATCTCATTAACCTTGTTTTACGTTTATGATGCAATGCCAATGAGCATGCTACTTTCAGTGGTATCGATTGTCTTGATTCTGGTGTTCTTTGTAACGTCATCAGATTCAGCATCTCTGGTTATTGATAGCATTACCGCTGGTGGTAAATTAGATGCGCCTGTGCCACAACGTATCTTCTGGGCAACCATTGAGGGTGTCATTGCTGCTATTTTACTGTGGGTAGGTGGCTCTCAAGCATTAGAAGCCTTGCAGTCAGGGGTTGTTATTACGGCATTGCCGTTTAGCTTTATTCTGGTGTTTACCTGTGTGAGCTTAATTAAAGGCTTGAACAGTGAGCGACACTTGTATCGATAA
- a CDS encoding PACE efflux transporter translates to MRTRFDRIRHAVCFEIIGLVLLVGVLSQFGYDSGHVGAIGIAFSFLATGWNYLYNHWFDCFMARRYNTLNKTTVQRIVHSIGFEAGLLIVTIPILSWFLKVSLWEAFVLDIGMVVFYLIYAYIYNLAYDKIFPVPEVAH, encoded by the coding sequence ATGAGAACACGTTTTGATCGTATTCGTCATGCCGTTTGTTTTGAAATTATTGGATTAGTGCTGTTAGTTGGTGTGTTGAGTCAATTCGGCTATGATTCTGGTCATGTTGGAGCAATCGGTATTGCGTTTTCCTTTTTAGCTACAGGTTGGAACTACCTTTATAACCATTGGTTCGATTGCTTTATGGCTCGTCGTTATAACACCTTAAATAAAACGACAGTGCAGCGTATTGTGCATAGCATTGGTTTTGAAGCAGGTTTATTGATTGTAACGATTCCAATCTTATCTTGGTTCTTGAAAGTTTCACTATGGGAAGCTTTCGTACTGGATATCGGTATGGTGGTTTTCTACTTAATCTACGCTTATATTTATAACCTTGCGTACGATAAGATTTTCCCAGTACCTGAAGTGGCACACTAA